The Argopecten irradians isolate NY chromosome 6, Ai_NY, whole genome shotgun sequence genome has a window encoding:
- the LOC138326458 gene encoding uncharacterized protein: protein MANYVPGFTEEKPFCSVISLNHATKTPNIPHHPSSNTIRRPKSSVIPHHPSSHIIRHPTPPVVQHHPSSHTTRRPTSPVVSHHPSSHIIRHPTPPVVSHHPSSYTTRRPTPPVIPHHPSSNTTRRPTPPVVPHHPSSHITSHPTPPVVPRHPSSHITRRPTPPVVQLLYKQISKSRTQSESFKDVPGLLVEKTRSTRRETISSWQLHHMGL, encoded by the exons atggcgaATTATGTTCCCGGCTTTACT GAAGAGAAGCCTTTTTGTAGTGTTATATCACTAAACCATGCCACGAAGACACCGAACATCCCACACCACCCGTCGTCCAACACCATCCGTCGTCCCAAATCATCCGTCATCCCACACCACCCGTCGTCCCACATCATCCGTCATCCCACACCGCCCGTCGTCCAACATCACCCGTCGTCCCACACCACCCGTCGTCCCACATCACCCGTCGTCTCACACCATCCGTCGTCCCACATCATCCGTCATCCCACGCCACCCGTCGTCTCACACCACCCGTCATCATACACAACCCGTCGTCCCACACCACCCGTCATCCCACACCACCCGTCGTCCAACACCACCCGTCGTCCCACACCACCCGTCGTCCCACACCACCCGTCATCCCACATCACCAGTCATCCCACACCACCCGTCGTCCCACGCCACCCGTCGTCCCACATCACCCGTCGTCCCACGCCACCCGTCGTCCAACtcctttataaacaaatatcaaagtCAAGGAC aCAGTcagagtcatttaaagatgtgcCAGGTCtgttggtggagaaaacacgGAGTACACGGAGAGAAACTATCAGTTCCTGGCAACTACATCACATGGGACTCTAA